A stretch of bacterium DNA encodes these proteins:
- the tadA gene encoding Flp pilus assembly complex ATPase component TadA translates to MRRGGRKLIGQMLIERGLITQDQLDQALEAQKQSTQLIGEILVDLGFVQRQPVYEALAEQLRVPFVNLATDAPDPKVVGLLDKDTAKRLKSLPFARGDGTIRVAMAEPEDVMAHDDLKMRLQVNVEPLLADPADLAKAIDRAYKEGGGGGGAAAAAPSAAPAAARPRGPQQPPGAGAKAADRFGMGDMAALAESIKDSGILGADTADDEDTEQRIETDRVADVADEAPIIRIAKVVIQKAVMERASDIHIEPARNGVRIRYRIDGVLHEVMRLPKYVHAPLLSRFKIMSGMNIAERRVPQDGRIHIRHAGKDYDLRSSVIPTTNGEKAVMRILDKSSIQVGLESLGLMPDMQARVEKLIVQPNGMILSTGPTGSGKTTTQYSILNRINSVETNIITIEDPVEYELEGISQVHVNRKAGLTFAIALKYFLRQDPDIILVGEIRDLETSEIAVQAALTGHLVLSTLHTNDAPSTVTRMVDMGVEPFLIASSIIASLSQRLARRICQECKEEYTPRRDLLLGFGYDPDAPENREQKFYRGVGCENCRFTGYRGRVGIYELMEMNTEIAELIVKRASAGQIKEAALAAGMVTLAKDGFEKALLGLTNPDDLVRVVFTAGGMG, encoded by the coding sequence ATGCGCAGAGGCGGGCGCAAACTCATCGGCCAGATGCTGATCGAGCGCGGACTGATCACGCAGGACCAGCTCGACCAGGCTCTGGAAGCCCAGAAGCAGAGCACTCAACTCATCGGTGAGATCCTCGTAGACCTTGGCTTCGTGCAGCGGCAACCGGTATACGAGGCCCTCGCGGAGCAACTGCGAGTCCCGTTCGTCAACCTCGCCACCGATGCCCCCGACCCCAAAGTCGTCGGTCTGCTGGACAAGGACACCGCCAAGCGGCTGAAGTCGCTGCCCTTCGCGCGCGGCGACGGCACGATTCGCGTGGCCATGGCCGAGCCGGAGGACGTCATGGCCCATGACGACCTCAAGATGCGGCTGCAAGTGAACGTCGAGCCGCTGCTGGCCGACCCGGCCGACCTGGCCAAGGCCATTGACCGCGCCTACAAGGAGGGGGGTGGTGGTGGCGGAGCGGCGGCGGCAGCCCCCTCAGCCGCCCCGGCGGCCGCCCGGCCGCGCGGCCCGCAGCAGCCCCCCGGCGCCGGCGCGAAGGCCGCAGACCGCTTCGGCATGGGCGACATGGCGGCCCTGGCCGAGTCCATCAAGGACTCCGGCATTCTCGGCGCCGATACGGCGGACGATGAGGACACCGAGCAGCGGATTGAGACCGACCGCGTGGCCGACGTTGCCGACGAGGCTCCCATCATTCGTATCGCCAAGGTGGTCATCCAAAAGGCGGTCATGGAGCGCGCCAGCGACATCCACATCGAGCCGGCGCGCAACGGGGTCCGCATCCGCTACCGCATTGACGGCGTTCTGCACGAGGTCATGCGGCTCCCCAAGTACGTCCATGCCCCGCTGCTGTCGCGCTTCAAGATCATGTCGGGGATGAACATCGCTGAGCGCCGCGTGCCCCAGGACGGCCGTATCCACATCCGCCATGCCGGCAAGGACTATGACCTCCGCAGCTCGGTCATCCCCACGACCAACGGCGAGAAGGCGGTCATGCGCATCCTGGACAAGAGCTCGATCCAGGTGGGTCTGGAGTCCCTGGGCCTCATGCCCGACATGCAGGCCCGTGTGGAGAAGCTGATCGTGCAGCCCAACGGCATGATCCTGTCCACCGGTCCTACAGGTTCGGGCAAGACGACCACGCAGTACTCCATCCTCAACCGCATCAACTCCGTCGAGACCAACATCATCACCATCGAGGACCCGGTGGAGTACGAGCTGGAGGGGATCAGCCAGGTTCACGTGAACCGCAAGGCCGGTCTGACCTTCGCCATTGCGCTGAAGTACTTCCTGCGGCAGGACCCGGACATCATCCTGGTCGGTGAGATCCGCGACCTGGAGACCTCGGAAATCGCGGTTCAGGCCGCTCTGACGGGCCACCTTGTGCTCTCGACCCTGCACACCAATGACGCGCCCTCCACGGTTACTCGTATGGTGGACATGGGCGTGGAACCCTTCCTGATCGCCTCCTCGATCATCGCCTCGCTGTCGCAGCGTCTGGCGCGCCGCATCTGCCAGGAGTGCAAGGAGGAGTACACGCCGCGGCGCGACCTGCTGCTGGGCTTCGGCTACGACCCCGACGCACCCGAGAACCGGGAGCAGAAGTTCTACCGGGGCGTCGGCTGCGAGAACTGCCGCTTCACCGGCTACCGGGGGCGCGTGGGCATCTACGAGTTGATGGAGATGAACACCGAGATCGCCGAGCTGATCGTCAAGCGCGCTTCGGCCGGTCAGATCAAGGAGGCGGCCCTGGCCGCCGGGATGGTCACGCTGGCCAAGGACGGCTTTGAGAAGGCGCTGCTGGGCCTGACCAACCCGGACGACCTGGTGCGCGTGGTCTTCACCGCCGGCGGCATGGGGTAG
- a CDS encoding shikimate dehydrogenase: MSNLSDNLRGIDGETRVAGVIGWPVRHSLSPPMHNAAFAALGLNWVYVPFAVQPERVGEAMAAVRGLDLAGLNVTIPHKPAVLPYLDELGPEAQTLGVANTIINREGRLTGRNTDGEGFLRSLREIGGDVAGQPVTLIGAGGSARSVALAVCQAGAARLTIVNRTLERAEALAEMLRTIIGAGEASRATEVCAVALEAPEAEAAVSGAGVVIDSTAVGMYPHHDVAPVVPEGWLRPGMIVADLTYNPRQTVLLRAAARQGARTLDGTGMLVHQGALSFEYWTGQPAPVEVMRQALLKRLGEGG, from the coding sequence ATGAGCAACCTCTCAGACAATCTGCGCGGCATTGACGGCGAGACCCGTGTGGCGGGCGTGATCGGCTGGCCTGTGCGCCACAGCCTGTCGCCGCCAATGCACAACGCCGCTTTCGCCGCGCTGGGCCTCAACTGGGTCTACGTGCCCTTTGCGGTGCAGCCCGAGCGGGTCGGCGAGGCCATGGCAGCCGTGCGGGGCCTCGACCTGGCCGGCCTGAATGTCACGATCCCCCACAAGCCCGCGGTGTTGCCGTACCTGGATGAGCTGGGGCCCGAGGCGCAGACGCTGGGGGTCGCCAACACGATCATCAACCGTGAGGGGCGGCTGACCGGCCGGAACACGGACGGGGAGGGCTTCCTGCGGTCGCTCCGCGAGATCGGGGGCGACGTGGCCGGGCAGCCGGTGACGCTGATCGGCGCCGGGGGCAGCGCGCGGTCGGTGGCGCTGGCGGTCTGCCAAGCGGGGGCCGCCCGGCTGACGATCGTCAACCGGACGCTGGAGAGAGCCGAGGCGCTGGCGGAGATGCTGCGGACCATCATTGGCGCGGGCGAGGCCTCCCGCGCTACGGAAGTGTGTGCCGTGGCGCTCGAGGCTCCCGAGGCCGAGGCGGCGGTGTCCGGCGCCGGGGTCGTCATTGACAGCACGGCCGTGGGCATGTACCCGCACCATGACGTGGCCCCCGTGGTGCCGGAGGGGTGGCTGCGTCCGGGGATGATCGTGGCGGACCTGACGTACAACCCGCGCCAGACAGTGCTGTTGCGGGCTGCGGCGCGGCAAGGCGCACGGACCCTTGACGGCACCGGGATGTTAGTACATCAGGGCGCACTATCTTTCGAGTACTGGACCGGCCAACCGGCCCCCGTAGAGGTCATGCGGCAGGCGTTGTTGAAACGACTGGGGGAGGGCGGTTAG
- a CDS encoding YqeG family HAD IIIA-type phosphatase encodes MWEHCRPDIIVDRLEHLDQDDLWARGVRGLILDLDNTLCAWHSSEVSAERRAWVARARERFKLCILSNTIKFGRLRRVGDTLGIPTTGRWGLGRKPMPGGIRVALTLLGTQPQQTAIIGDQLFADVLGANLNGLLSVWVPVLDRREFFSTRLFRGLERRVLRRLGCAIPDRSPDET; translated from the coding sequence ATGTGGGAACACTGCAGGCCTGACATCATTGTGGATCGGCTCGAGCACCTCGACCAGGATGACCTGTGGGCGCGGGGCGTGCGGGGCCTCATCCTCGACCTGGACAACACCCTGTGCGCGTGGCATTCCAGCGAGGTGAGCGCCGAGCGGCGGGCCTGGGTCGCACGGGCCAGGGAGCGCTTCAAGCTCTGCATCCTGTCCAACACCATCAAGTTCGGCCGACTGCGGCGGGTCGGCGACACGCTGGGCATTCCGACCACCGGGCGCTGGGGCCTCGGCCGCAAGCCCATGCCCGGCGGCATCCGCGTCGCCCTGACGCTGCTGGGCACGCAGCCGCAGCAAACGGCCATCATCGGCGACCAGCTCTTCGCCGACGTGCTGGGCGCGAACCTGAACGGCCTGCTGTCGGTGTGGGTGCCGGTCCTGGATCGGCGGGAGTTCTTCAGCACACGGCTGTTCCGCGGCCTGGAGCGGCGCGTGCTGCGGCGGCTGGGCTGTGCCATTCCTGACAGGTCCCCGGACGAGACATGA